The Gemmatimonadota bacterium DNA window AGGGCGTCACCACCTCTACGCGCTACGGAGTGACGGCTTCGAGGCCATCCGTGACTACGCGGACTCCTTCTGGTCGGACGCACTCGCCCGCTTTCGAGTCGTCGCCGAGTCCCTCGAGGCGGGATGACCGGGGAGACCGTGGTGCGCGGCGTGGAGGTGTCCCTCGCTCGGGAGAAGGCGTTCGGGGCCTGGCACCGCCACATCCACCTCTGGTGGCCTGCGAGCCACCGGCTGAGTGGAGACCCAGCGAGTCGTATGGTGTTCGAGCCTTGCGCCGGAGGCCGGATCTTCGAACGAGCCACCGACGGGCGTGAGTTCGACTGGGGCCTCGTCGAGGTCTGGGAGCCTCCGGAGCGCATCGTCCACACGTGGCAGCCCGGCGGACCGCGAGATCGACGCAGCCGCGTCACCATCGAGTTCACCCCCATCGCTGCGGGCCGCACCCGCGTGCGCGTCACGCACACCCCTGGCGAACTGGCCCGGGAGGAGTGGGAACGCGCCCAGGCTCGGTTCACGGCCGGATGGGACGCGATCGTGAAGGCGTTCGCAAACCCTAGGGAGGTGGAGCCGTGAACCGCGCGCGGACTCGCCGCCGTGGGACGGCAATGGACGCGTGCGACCCGGTCGCGGTGACCCGGCACGGGGCGGAGGAGTGAACGATGGGCAAGGCCAAAACGACCCGGAAGCTGTTCAGCCGCGAGACCTCCATCGACGCCGACATCGCGGCTCCGCCCGAGCGGGTGTGGTCGGTGCTCACCGACGCCGGCGACTTCGCCCGCTGGAACTCCACCGTGGTGTCTCTGTCCGGCGAGATCGCTCCGGAGGGTCGATTGGAGCTCGTGTCGACCCTTGCCCCGAAGCGGACGTTCACGTTGAGGGTGCAGGAATTCCTGCCACCTCGGCGGCTCGTCTGGGGCGACGCCCTGGGCCGTCGTGTCTTCACGCTCGAGAAAACGGCGGCAGGCACGCGCCTGTCGATGTGCGAGAAGATCGGAGGACCCCTGTTCCCCCTCTTCTCCCGAATGATCCCGCCGTTCGACCAGGCGTTCGAGCAGTTCGTCGCTGACCTCGCCAGGGAATCCACCGCCGCACGGACCTGAGGCCTTCCATGACCGCCATCCGAAGACGAACGAAGGACGACCCCTGGCAGCTCAAGACGCCCCCCGGTACCTCCGAGTATCAGATGTGGGTCGAAGCGATCGATGGGGTCGACGTGATCGTGTGCAAGGTCGGCTCGACCGTCCTGCACTACGATGCGCGCGCCATCGAGGATCTACACCAGATGCTCATCGAGCATGGGGACTGGATGCCGCTCGGCGCAAAAGATGAGAAGGCTGCGACGAGCGAGGGCACGGTCGAACACTGGGGCCGCTCCCCGGACAACCCGATCGGGGGCTGGTACGGGCTCAAGAAGAACTATCGCGGGCGGTTCGGCATGTATGTGCCGCCCCTGCTCGAAGCGTTGGGGCTCGCCGAAGTCGAGCACAACGCGCGCAACAACCGGATGCGGGCGCGGTAGGCGTCGCGCGCTGCCGGGGCACGATCCGGTCCGGGTGGCTCTCCGGAGCCCCACAGAGGCGAAGCCACCCGTGGGCCCGATCCCGCGCGCCGAAGCGGGGAGCGCGCCGGCGCCTGGGGCAGGGCGCCCCACCACCGGGGCGAACCGCGCCGGAAGGGGCGACCCCACCCCTTCCGACGCGGCCGTCACGTCCCCTGGGCTACGACCGTGACGAGGTCGTGCCGCAGGTCGACTGGAAGTTGTTGCCAGTCGCGGAGATCCCCGGCCCGACGATGGTGCACCCATCTCCGGCGCCGTAGAACCCGACCTGCGTGACGTCCCGGAAGGAACCGACGATCGTCAGCGTGGGCCGCGCGTAGTGCTGCTGCATACTCCACCTGTTGCGGTAGACCCCGACGGGAGCGGCCGGACGACCGCTCCCGGGTCATCGGGAGAGGGCAATCGTCGCGCCAGCGGGTTCGAACGGCCCGAGCCGCGCGACCGCCCGTCGCCGGCCCGCCCGGGGGATCCTGCGTGCCGCTTCGCGGTACTGTCCCCCCATCCGACGAGGGCCCGGCTGGGCCCCGCCGTGCGACCGGCACCCGAGGTGCCCTCCTGGGAGTCCCGCCCGTGAAGCAGAAGGTCTACACGTTCCTCGCGATCGTGCCGGCCCTGCTCGTCGTCGACTGGGTGACCAAGCGCTGGGCCCTGGAGGCCTTGGCGTCCGGACGCCAGATCCAGGTCATTCCGGGGTTCCTGCCCTTCACGCTGGCCTTCAATCGGGGGGCGGCCTTCGGGTTGGAGATCGGTGACGACCCCCGCCTGGTCTTCATCCCCATCACGCTGCTGGCCCTGGTCCTCCTGACCAGCCTCTATGTGAAGGCGGAGCGGGGGGATTGGCTGCGCCTGGTCTCGTTGGCGCTCGTCATCGGCGGTGCGCTCGGGAACCTCTACGATCGGGTCCGCTGGGAGCGCGGTGTGGTGGACTTCATCGGTCCGGCCAATCTCGGATTCGCCGACTTCCCCATCTTCAACGTGGCCGACATGGGCATCTCGTGCGGCGCGGTCCTCCTCGCGATCTCCTTCTGGTTGGAGGAGCGCAAGGCGCTCGCGGCCGCTGCGCCCGCCGAACCGGCTGCGGCGACCCCCCTCGAAGAACCTTGACGTCGATCCCTCCGCTCGCGCTGGCTTTCTTGCAGGACACGCTCTCGGCTTCGGACTCCGTCCGGGCGGCGGCCGCCGCCGGTCCCTCCCTCTGGTCGGAGCTCACCTCCATCCCGCCCATGGCGTGGTTGATCGGGCTCGGTACCGGGGTGGGGACCGCTCTGGCGCTCGCGTTCGTGCTCCGCGTGCTCATCCGCCGCTTCGAAAAGATCGCGGCCCTGACCACCACGGACGTCGACGATCTCATCCTGCATCTGCTCAAGAGCACGCGCAGGCTGTTCGTCTTCCTCGTCGCGGTCTGGGCCGGCGCCCGGGTGGTGGACCTGCCACCCGCCATCTCGTCGTTCGTCCACGGCCTGCTCGTGGTGGGCCTGTTCTTCCAGTTCGGGCTCTGGGCCACGGGCGTCGTGAACCACCTGCTGGACCGGTATCGGCGGGCACAACTGGCCGTCGATCCCACGTCGGCCACCGCGCTCGGCGCGCTCAGCTTCGTGGTGCGCACGGCCGTCTGGGTGATCGTCGTCCTCCTGGTGTTCGACAACCTGGGCTTCGACGTCACTGCGCTGATCACCGGGCTGGGCATCGGCGGAATCGCGATCGCGCTGGCGGTGCAGAACGTCCTGGGCGACCTCTTCGCGTCGCTCGCCATCGTGCTCGACAAGCCGTTCGTGGTCGGCGATTTCATCGCGGTCGACGGCATGAACGGCACCGTGGAACACGTGGGGGTGAAGACCACGCGGGTCCGGTCGCTCTCGGGCGAGCAGCTCGTCTTCGGGAACGCCAAGCTGCTGGGAAGCTCGATCCGGAACTACGGCCGGCTCCGCGAACGGCGCATCGTGTTCGTCCTGGGCGTCGAATACGGAACGCCGCGGGCCAAGCTGGAGCAGATCCCGGTGTGGCTGCGGGAAACGGTGGAGGGACTGGAGCAGGCGCGCTTCGACCGCGCGCATCTGCGCTCGTTCGGCGACTCGGCCATCGAGTTCGAGACGGTCTACTACGTGCTGGCGCCCGAGTACAACGTCTACATGGATCTGCAGCAGGCCATCAACCTGCGCATGCACCAGATCTTCGAGCGCGAGAACATCTCCTTCGCGTTCCCCTCCCGCACCCTGTACCTGCGGGGCCTGGAAGGGGTCGAGCGCGGCCTCAGCCGACCCGGATCCGAGCCGTCGGATCCAGGTGGATATGAGGCCGGTTCCCGCGGATGAGCGCCCGCGCCTCGTCGATCCGTCCCGGAAGGTTCCAGAGCGTCAGGCCGCGCACGCGGCCGCCCCGCAGGTAGTAGACGATCCCGCGCCGGTACGGGTCGGTCCACTCCTCGAACGTCTCCATCCCGGGCCCGACCTCCCCCACCACGTCGTAGTGCTGATCGAAGAGATCGGAGTAGTGGAAGGGGATGTGCTCGTAGCTGACGGACAGGCCCGCCATCGCCTGACCCGCCAGGAATCCGGACTGGTTGGCGTGGTCTTCGTGCTCCACGCGCAGCGTGCGACCCAGGATCGGACTCCAGAACGCGGCCACGTCCCCCGCGGCGAAGACGTTCGCGTCGGAGGTGCGGAAGGAGGCGTCCACCACGATGCCGTCCTCGACCTCCAGACGTGCGCCCTGCGCGAGCAGCACGTTCGGCGTCGCACCGATTCCGGCCACCACCACGTCGGCGCGCAAGGTCTCCGAGGAGGCGCCGGACACCGCGACCAGGAAGCGGGGACCGCTTCGCCGCACGGCGAGGACCTTGGTCCCCGGCCGCAGGTCCACGCCGCGCGTCCGGTACAGCGCGGCCAACTCCTCCCCGATCCCGGGTGTGGTGATCGGTTCGAGCACCCGCTCCTCGGGAAACAGCACCGTGACCTGCTTGCCCGCTTCGCAGAGCACCGCAGCCAGCTCGGTGGCGATGTAGCCCCCGCCGATCACGATCACCCGGGAGCTGGCCGCCGTGGCCGCGCGCAGGCGCCGATAGTCCTCCAGGGTCCGGAAGTGGATGACCTGGGGCACGGCGTCCGGGAGCGTGCGGGGCTGCAACCCGGTGGCGATCAGCAGCTTGTCGTAGCTGTAGATGGTCCCGCGCTCATCGAGCACGGTCCGGGGCTCCCGGTCGATGCGCTGGGCCCGGCGCCCCAGGTGGAGCTGGACGTTGGGCAACTCGCGGGTGCCGCGGAGCACGCGCTCGACGGGCCATCCCTTCCACAAGCCCTTCGAGAGCGGAGGCCGATCGTACGGGGGATCGGATTCCTGCGAGAGGATTCCGATGCTGCCTTCGGGATCCACCGAGCGGATGCCGCGGGCCGCGGCATCGGCGGTGATGCCGCCCCCGACGATCAGGTAGCGGTGCTGGGGCATGCTGGCCGGCCTTCTCCGTCCTTCGCTGCAGGTGACGTCACGGGGAGCGCTCGAACAGCACGGTCTCGATGCGCCGCCCCACCATCTCCACCACCCGGAACCGCCCCCCCTGGACCTCGATCTGATCTCCCAGCCGGGGCACGCGGCCCAGCCGGCCGAAGAGATGACCGGCCAAAGTGTCGTTCAACGGGTCCTCCAGCGAAAGCCCCAGCCGCTCGTCGACGGCCTCCAGGAGCGCGCCGCCCCAGATGCGCACGGAACCGTCGTCCGCCTCGACGAAATCGACGGGCTCGTCCACTTCGTGCTCGTCCTGGATCTCGCCGACGATCTCTTCGATGAGATCCTCCAGGGTCACCAGGCCGGCGGTCCCCCCGAACTCGTCGAGCACGATCATCATCTTGGTGCGCTTGAGGCGCATCTCCGGGATCAGCTCCTCGACGGGCTTGGACGCGGGAGCGAACTGCACCGGACGCATGATGCCGCGGATGGACGTCTCGCCCTCGCGGTCGGCCTCCCACAGGTCACGGGCCAGCAGCAGCCCCACCACCCGGTCCAGGCTGTTCTCGTATACGGGCAGGCGCAGGTGCCCCTCGTCCAGCATGAGGTCCTTGGCCTCCTGCACGCTCGCGTCCACGGGGATGGCCACGATGTCCGTCCGCGGCGTCATCACCTGTCCGGCCGAGATCTCGTCGAGGTTCATGACGTTGGTCATGACCTGCCACTCCGCTTCGTCGAGCGTGCCCTCGCGGCGGCCGATCTCGGCGAGCACCTCGATCTCGGCGCGGCTGATGGTCGGATGCGCGGTCCGCGGCTTGAGCAACGACTGGACGAGCGAGAGCGACCAGACCACGGGCTTCATGATCCACACGAGCCCGCGCAGGACGAAGGCGGACGGGACCGCCAGGCCCTTCCAGAAGGACGCCCCGACCGTCTTGGGGATGATCTCGGACAGGATGAGGACGGCGAGCGTGAGGGCGGCCGAGAAGAGCGTCAGCCACTCGTCGCCGTAGACCTCCTGCACGATGGCCCCGGCCAGGGCTGCCCCCACCGTGTGGGCGATGGTGTTGAGGGTGAGGATGGCCGCGATGGGCTCCTCGATCTCGGTGCGCAGCGCCTCGAGGTAGGCACCGGCCCGGGGACTCCGCTCCTTGAGCACCTGGACGTAGGGGTGCGTGATGGACAGCAGCACCGCTTCCAGGATGGAGCAGAGGAAGGAGATGGCGAGGGAGATCCCAACAACCCAGAGAAGCCTGGTCATCGGCCCGGTCGAGGTGGACGCCGGCCGGCGCCTCCTGCGCCGCGCGGCCGGGGCCGGTCTCCCGGCACCGAGCCGAAGATGGCGGCGAAGGCGCCAGCCCGCCAGCCACCGGCGTGCCCTTTTCCACACGGCGGCGGCAGGCGAGAATGCTCCCGAACCCCACGAGGAGCCCGATGCCCGACCGCGAGACCGACTACAATCCGTACCGACCCGGAGGGCCGCCCCCGCCGCTCCGTCTCGCCCGCCGCCTCGATCCGAGCATCTTCCAGTTGCCGGTCGAGAAGATGCGCAGCGGCTACTACTCCGACAAATACTTCGTCCGGGCCCGCGACGTGCTGCGCGCCGACGGGGCCGATCCCACGGTCACGGTCCAGGTGTTCCAGAAGCACCACGCCTGGGTGGCAGGGACGGACGAGGCCATCGCCATCCTCAAGCTGTGCCTCACGGAGGGGTACGCCTTCTCCGACCTCGAGGTCCTGGCGCTCTGGGACGGCGACACGGCCGAGCCCTGGGAGCCCGTGCTGGAGATCACGGGTCCGTACGCGGCCTTCGCGCATCTGGAGACGCTCTACGTGGGGGTGTTGTCGCGGCGCACGAAGATCGCCACCAACACGCGGGAGGTGGTGGAGGCGGCCTGGCCCAAGCCCGTCATGTTCTTTCCCGCCCGCCACGACCACTGGATGGTCCAGACCGGCGACGGCTGGGCGGCCCACATCGCGGGCGCCATCGGCGTCTCGACCGACGCGCAGGCCTCCTGGTGGGGCTCGGAGGGCATCGGGACGGTCCCGCACGCGCTGATCGCCGCGTACGGCGGCGATACGGTGCGGGCCTCGCAGGCGCTGGCCGAGCACGTCCCCGAACACGTCCAGATCGTCGCGCTGGCGGACTTCGACAACGACTGCGTAAGGACCTCGCTGGCGGTCGCCCGTGCCCTGGGAGAACGGCTCCATGCCGTCCGTCTGGACACGGCCCGGTCCATGGTCGACCGCTCGCTCCTGGACGAGATGGGGGACTTCGACCCGCGCGGCGTCAATGCGCGGCTGGTGGCCAAGGTGCGAGATGCGCTGGATGCGGAGGGCTTCGGCCGGGTCCGCATCGTGGCCTCGGGTGGCTTCACCGCGGAGCGCATCCGGCGCTTCGAATCGGCCGGGGTGCCCGTGGACTCGTACGGCGTCGGATCGGCCCTCATGCAGGGGTCCTACGACTATACGGCCGACGTGGTGCAGCACGAGGGCCGATCCGTGGCCAAGGTGGGTCGCTGGCGGCGCAGCGCCGAGCGGCTGGGGCGGGTGGAGTAGGGGGCGGGGCGCCCCCAGCGCGCGTGGGTGGGTGGCCGGCGTGACGCTCCGTCGGGTTGACATGCGGGGTCGCCGGGTCTGAGCTTGCCTGCGGGCCTTCGAGCGCTCCGGCCGGCGTCGCCACGCCACGAATGGATCGCGCCGGGCCCGTGGTGCCCACTCCAGACCCAGGATCGAGATGTCCCTTCGCGCTTCGCGCGCGGGTCGCCGTGCGGTCGTCCTGGCCGCCCTGCTGACCTCGCTCGCCCCCCGGACCGCTGCGGCGCAGCAGCGGGTCACGAGCCCCGA harbors:
- a CDS encoding SRPBCC domain-containing protein; translation: MTGETVVRGVEVSLAREKAFGAWHRHIHLWWPASHRLSGDPASRMVFEPCAGGRIFERATDGREFDWGLVEVWEPPERIVHTWQPGGPRDRRSRVTIEFTPIAAGRTRVRVTHTPGELAREEWERAQARFTAGWDAIVKAFANPREVEP
- a CDS encoding SRPBCC domain-containing protein, which encodes MGKAKTTRKLFSRETSIDADIAAPPERVWSVLTDAGDFARWNSTVVSLSGEIAPEGRLELVSTLAPKRTFTLRVQEFLPPRRLVWGDALGRRVFTLEKTAAGTRLSMCEKIGGPLFPLFSRMIPPFDQAFEQFVADLARESTAART
- a CDS encoding lasso RiPP family leader peptide-containing protein, producing MQQHYARPTLTIVGSFRDVTQVGFYGAGDGCTIVGPGISATGNNFQSTCGTTSSRS
- the lspA gene encoding signal peptidase II, encoding MKQKVYTFLAIVPALLVVDWVTKRWALEALASGRQIQVIPGFLPFTLAFNRGAAFGLEIGDDPRLVFIPITLLALVLLTSLYVKAERGDWLRLVSLALVIGGALGNLYDRVRWERGVVDFIGPANLGFADFPIFNVADMGISCGAVLLAISFWLEERKALAAAAPAEPAAATPLEEP
- a CDS encoding mechanosensitive ion channel family protein, with translation MTSIPPLALAFLQDTLSASDSVRAAAAAGPSLWSELTSIPPMAWLIGLGTGVGTALALAFVLRVLIRRFEKIAALTTTDVDDLILHLLKSTRRLFVFLVAVWAGARVVDLPPAISSFVHGLLVVGLFFQFGLWATGVVNHLLDRYRRAQLAVDPTSATALGALSFVVRTAVWVIVVLLVFDNLGFDVTALITGLGIGGIAIALAVQNVLGDLFASLAIVLDKPFVVGDFIAVDGMNGTVEHVGVKTTRVRSLSGEQLVFGNAKLLGSSIRNYGRLRERRIVFVLGVEYGTPRAKLEQIPVWLRETVEGLEQARFDRAHLRSFGDSAIEFETVYYVLAPEYNVYMDLQQAINLRMHQIFERENISFAFPSRTLYLRGLEGVERGLSRPGSEPSDPGGYEAGSRG
- a CDS encoding FAD-dependent oxidoreductase, which translates into the protein MPQHRYLIVGGGITADAAARGIRSVDPEGSIGILSQESDPPYDRPPLSKGLWKGWPVERVLRGTRELPNVQLHLGRRAQRIDREPRTVLDERGTIYSYDKLLIATGLQPRTLPDAVPQVIHFRTLEDYRRLRAATAASSRVIVIGGGYIATELAAVLCEAGKQVTVLFPEERVLEPITTPGIGEELAALYRTRGVDLRPGTKVLAVRRSGPRFLVAVSGASSETLRADVVVAGIGATPNVLLAQGARLEVEDGIVVDASFRTSDANVFAAGDVAAFWSPILGRTLRVEHEDHANQSGFLAGQAMAGLSVSYEHIPFHYSDLFDQHYDVVGEVGPGMETFEEWTDPYRRGIVYYLRGGRVRGLTLWNLPGRIDEARALIRGNRPHIHLDPTARIRVG
- a CDS encoding hemolysin family protein; translation: MTRLLWVVGISLAISFLCSILEAVLLSITHPYVQVLKERSPRAGAYLEALRTEIEEPIAAILTLNTIAHTVGAALAGAIVQEVYGDEWLTLFSAALTLAVLILSEIIPKTVGASFWKGLAVPSAFVLRGLVWIMKPVVWSLSLVQSLLKPRTAHPTISRAEIEVLAEIGRREGTLDEAEWQVMTNVMNLDEISAGQVMTPRTDIVAIPVDASVQEAKDLMLDEGHLRLPVYENSLDRVVGLLLARDLWEADREGETSIRGIMRPVQFAPASKPVEELIPEMRLKRTKMMIVLDEFGGTAGLVTLEDLIEEIVGEIQDEHEVDEPVDFVEADDGSVRIWGGALLEAVDERLGLSLEDPLNDTLAGHLFGRLGRVPRLGDQIEVQGGRFRVVEMVGRRIETVLFERSP
- a CDS encoding quinolinate phosphoribosyl transferase; amino-acid sequence: MPDRETDYNPYRPGGPPPPLRLARRLDPSIFQLPVEKMRSGYYSDKYFVRARDVLRADGADPTVTVQVFQKHHAWVAGTDEAIAILKLCLTEGYAFSDLEVLALWDGDTAEPWEPVLEITGPYAAFAHLETLYVGVLSRRTKIATNTREVVEAAWPKPVMFFPARHDHWMVQTGDGWAAHIAGAIGVSTDAQASWWGSEGIGTVPHALIAAYGGDTVRASQALAEHVPEHVQIVALADFDNDCVRTSLAVARALGERLHAVRLDTARSMVDRSLLDEMGDFDPRGVNARLVAKVRDALDAEGFGRVRIVASGGFTAERIRRFESAGVPVDSYGVGSALMQGSYDYTADVVQHEGRSVAKVGRWRRSAERLGRVE